The proteins below come from a single candidate division WOR-3 bacterium genomic window:
- a CDS encoding class I SAM-dependent methyltransferase: MPEYDAYSVYYDVLYADKQEDVPFYLGIAKETGGPVCELACGTGRALLPIARAGFEVTGIDMSQAMLDKFQAKLDKEPREVQARVALKCADMRDYRFSQKFKLVFCAFNSFQHLLTTDDQLACLAGIREYLADDGRLVLNVFAPFHDWLANANLHHVTGQVERDPETGKEMIVTNITDRHPETQTMEACQYVDRIQPDGTVKRYPASFTLSWIHNREMHLLLRCAGYEVVNVYGGYDKRPYDYVSGVQLFVAKKA; encoded by the coding sequence ATGCCTGAATACGACGCCTATTCGGTCTACTACGACGTGCTCTATGCCGACAAGCAGGAGGACGTGCCGTTCTACCTTGGTATTGCCAAGGAGACCGGCGGACCGGTATGCGAACTGGCCTGTGGGACCGGGCGCGCCCTACTGCCCATAGCCCGGGCCGGGTTCGAAGTGACCGGTATCGATATGTCCCAAGCGATGCTCGACAAGTTCCAGGCCAAGCTCGACAAGGAGCCACGCGAAGTGCAGGCCCGAGTAGCGCTGAAGTGCGCGGATATGCGCGACTATCGCTTCTCGCAGAAGTTCAAGCTGGTCTTCTGTGCGTTCAACTCTTTCCAGCATCTGCTGACCACGGATGACCAGCTTGCCTGCCTGGCCGGCATACGCGAGTATCTGGCGGACGACGGGCGACTCGTGCTCAACGTCTTCGCGCCTTTCCACGACTGGCTGGCCAACGCGAACCTCCACCATGTCACCGGACAGGTAGAACGCGACCCGGAGACCGGCAAGGAGATGATCGTAACCAACATCACCGACCGCCATCCGGAAACACAGACTATGGAGGCCTGCCAGTATGTGGACAGGATACAGCCGGACGGCACCGTGAAGCGCTATCCGGCCAGTTTCACCCTCAGCTGGATTCACAACCGAGAGATGCACCTGCTCTTGAGGTGTGCCGGCTACGAGGTCGTGAACGTCTACGGCGGCTATGACAAGCGCCCCTACGACTACGTTTCCGGTGTCCAGCTCTTTGTGGCAAAGAAGGCCTGA